The nucleotide sequence acttaagccctcacacttgcatagcaagcattttacaCACATTTGGGTCTTAAAACCAACTAATATTATCCAGACACTAGATCTACCTATGTAAAATCATTGATAGGTGTCAAAATGTGGGCACTCTCCCTGTGCTATGGCATCCTCTTTTTTAAGCTCCTTTCCACATTATTTACTATATATACAACAGCTCAATGAGCAGTTTAGACAATATCTCTATAATATCTCTGAAGTGCATATACTCGAAAGAgaagttacagggctggagagatggcttatcaggtaaggtgcttgcctgcgaagccttaagCACccaggctcgatgccccaggacccatgtaagccagatgcacaaggtgaggcatgcacctggagttcacttgcagtggctagaggccctggtgtgcccagtctctctctctttctctctcaaataaaaaaatatatatatatgtatatatatatatatattttttttggtttttcgaggtaaggtctcactttggtccaggctgacctcgaattaactctgtagtctcagggtggccttgaactcacggcgattctcctccttctgcctccctagtgctgggattaaaggcgtgcaccaccacgcccggcttttttttttttaattttgtttatttatttatttgagagtgacagacagagagagaaagaggcagagagagagagagagagagaatgggcacgccagggcttccagcctctgcaaacgaactccagacgcgtgcgcccccttgtgcatctggctaacgtgggtcctggggaatcgagccttgaaccggggtccttaggcttcacaggcaagtgctcaatcgctaagccatctctccagcccaaatatttttttaatagcagTTATGTTTCATACTTAAATCACCTACTATAGTActgaatatttttagttttaaaatatttttattgacataatACTTTTATATCTTTATAGAACATAGTGTGATGTTTGAGTATACTTACATATCAAATGTCAATCAATGTAGGACACACAGGTTTTAGGTGATGTGTTTTGAGTTGTTAAATCCACAGACAAAGGTTGGGCTTAAGTTGCTCACAGGGAAGAAATTTTATTTCTCCTTGGGATATTGcagcccccatcttttttttctgaggcagtggCAAGAAGGATGGGCTTTTTAATGCAGGCCCAACATTATACACTAAAATGACTACCAGTTTAAACAGCTTTAATAGTGAGAGCTAGTATActgataaaacaaaaatgtaataattttccTTCTCTCCAGAGAAAATGGCATAATATCAGTCTTTACTGGTTATAAAAGATGTTTGAAGTATAAAATGTTtcatatgaaatataaaaataattttaaaactcaaaGTAAAATTTATATGATTCTAGATCTGGTTCCTGTTTTTGTGATCTCAGACTGAAGTCTAACTCAAGTTAATTTCTAAAACTTTTGGTCATTTTATAGAAAATTGTCAcatcaatcatttattttgtttaaactgTGACACAATTATTTAcagtcattaaattaaaaaaaaaaaactacatgaacATGTTGCTATAACACAGCACTTACCTTTTCTTTGTGGTCACAAAGTAGTTCAAAACTCCGCATTTTGCCAGACTGATGACTTAAACGTAACTGATCTACCTTCTGAAGGAGGACGTCCAGCTTTAATTCTTCGATATGTGTGTTAAGTGCCTGAGACACTGGAAAACTCTGTTCTTCGGTGTCAGTATTAGCTGTGATATACCTGAAATTGTAAGAACCACCAGCTCCTTTAATACTTAGGCATAATGGTCAGGCATCCTCTTAAAGAGCATGTCGAGCCGTGCCATGCAGGTACTGGCAAGCGCCGTGGCACCCGTCACACAGCACACACTCCAGTCCTGAGGGCCTTTAAGGCCCTGTGCAGTTTACACTCTAACACAAATACCTCTCTGATGTAACCTCCGGCCACTCTTCCTGTTCAGCCAActctttctctggcctctgagCTGTCCTTTAAGCCTACCCAGCATGCTCCTACCTTGGGATCTTCACTTACTTTCTCTGATGGCATGGTCTTCTCTGAGACAGCTACGTAACTTATATTCTGGCCTCCTTTAAGTTTGAACTAATATCATTTTCTTATTGTGGACCATATCGACTGCTCTGTCTAAGGCTACAGTGCTCCACTCTCCTCATCTTCACTCTCATTTATATTATTGACTCCCCCACAAACATGTATTATCTCTAACACGTCATCTGCTCCACTAGGATGCATTTTTCCTGGTGTTAAGGCTCATTTGTTAGAGTATAAGCGCCCAGAATAGCACATGTAATATAGTATATATTCACTGGATATTGTTGAATGTATGGCGTAGAGTTGTGGAAACTCAGTAGGCATTcagatatgtgtgtgcacatatctACAAACCAAGTAGATTTATCTATAGTTGAAAATTATGTTCCAACTTTTGGCTTtaacttagtttttaaaaatgcatactaTCACGTTTTACTTTTGGTGGTACACAAtgcaaactattttatttattcagaccTCTTGAGGTCaaaaaagatatataacatagccagtagtggtggtgcacgcctttaatcccagcactcaggaggcagaggtaggaggatcgccgtgagctcaagactaccctgagactacataattaatcccaggtcagcctggaccagagtaagaccctaccttgaaaaccaaaaactacataaaatataaaatataaataaataaataaataaaatatacatatataacatgaCGGTAAATCAGAAATagtatgaaaagattaaacacaGGCCAAATATATCTCACTGGAACTAGCTTTGAAATCTACTTCAAATCTAGTTGTTTCTCACCAGCCTTCCCTCCTACTACCCTGGTTTAAACCACCTCCATCTCATCTGGATTACTGCAATCATCTCTTACATCTCCCTGGCTAGTCCTTGATCTTTATAGTCTATTCTCAATGTAATGACAGAAATGTTTGTCAAAAACTTCAGTCAGATTCTGTCACTCCTTTGCTTCAAAGTTTCCAATAGACACTGAAATCCAAGCAAAATCCTCATCACACAATAGTCTAGGAGGCCTTCGTAACCTGGCCCAAGGCCCATGATCTTTTTTCTACCACCTGCCTATTTGCTCACAGATTCCAGCACTCTGACTCCTTGAACACATCTATACTTTCCCACTTTAAAAGTCTTTGTATTTGCTCTTCCTTCTGCCTGGTGAATTAATCCTTCGATACCCATATTGTTAATTTACTTGATTATTCCATATCCTCACTTAGTTGTAATCTTATTATTGTAAGTGGTattattttctgttgttgttttgtttctcaaggtagggttttgctctcgtccaggctgacctggaattcactatgcagtctcaggctggccttgaactcacagtgatcctcctacctctgcctcctgagtgctggattaaagaaatgtgccaccatgcctggcatgtaagTGGTATTACTTTCTATATAGGAAACACATTATGAAATTACTAGATTAACCAAGTGGCTAGATATAAGATTAACATGGGAAAGTCACTTTTATTTCTGTGcatcagcaacaacaaaaaagctctagaaaccataactaattaaaaaactcTATCTACAATGATCCCAGGGAATACCAAACATTTAGGTAAAAATCTAATAAAGGTAATGTGAAAATTCAATGGAAAGTTATTAAAACTCCCATGGAGGAAAATTATAAATGTTATAGTAAAAGATAATTATAAAATGACTTAAAGTCATGGAGAAATATGTCATGTTCTGGGCTAGGAATACCAAATATCATAAACATAGAACTTTTGCTCAGAGTAACTTACAGATGCAATGTAATTCTACCTTTATGAGCTTATAAAACTTACAAAAACAAGTCTAAAAGTTATATGGAAAAAGTCTAGAAAAATCAAagcactcttaaaaaaaaaaacagaaagaaaagacttaACCTATGAGAGAGTAGAACCTATTTTGAATTTGTAACtcaattttttgaggcagtgtctcattaTGTGGCCCAAGCTATCTTAGAAAGTGCTATTTGGCCCAGGCTAGAATTGAACTTGCAACCTTCttacctcaacctctcaagttttgggattacaagcatgtgccactatacccagcttataaagctattataataaataatattatatattatataatcatatatacaatacatattatatattataacaaGTTACAATTATAATATTatcaatatataaattatatattaatatataataatacaatatataatatataaattatattataataaatataattataataaattgaTACTGTGGCTAGATTAAAAAGAATGATACAATTCTGTATAGACAAAAATCCTAggaatacacacatatgtacacacacacctgttAGAATAAACAAACTGAGAAGGTTGCAAGACATAAAATCAACATatacagctggagaaatggcttagtggttaaggtacttgcctgcaaagcctaagaacccaggttagattcccctgggcccacgtaagccagatgcacaaggtgatgcatgtatctggagttggtttgcagtgactagaggccctgatgtgcccattctctctctctctctattgttctcaaatagtaaataaataaaaatttaaaaataaaaatatttaaaatcaacatatagaaatcCATTGTATTTCCATACAGCAATAAATAatccaaaaatgaaagaaaaatactttgtgagatattttaaaagaatatacttCTTATAAATACATCTTCCGGGGACTGCAGAgcttcctcagtggttaaagcacttgactgcaaagcctaacatgaATTCAGTtacccagcacctatgtaaagccagatgcacaaagtggcacatatatccaGAGTCCATTTGCAAAGGCTTGAgatcctggcacaaccattctctccatctgtctcttctttctctctctgcttgctaataagtaaatatttaaaaaaactgcaAACATAAGTATATCTAATAAAGAAGTGCAAGAGTTACCCTACAACTACACACTGTTgaattaaagaatatttaataCATCTACGTAAATGAAAAATAAGTGTCatgttcatggattagaagaCTGAATAATGTGAGAATTGCAATATTCCTAAATGTACCTGTTCAAAGCTAAAATATCCAAAattagccaagcatgatggcacataacttaatcctaacacttgagaggcagaggtaggaggattgccatgagtttgaggccaccctgagactccatagtgaattccacatcagcttggactagagcaagacactacctcaaaacagaaaaacaaagcaaacaaaatacaattttatGAGACCATTATGGacattttttacttgttttaatAGTTCTTTCAGTCCCCAAATTTGTGCACatgtaaatgtatatttaaattacTTAGTCAAAATATCCAGTTTCAAAATAGTCTACATATTTCCATTATAACactatttacttatattttattctCGTGTTGATGAAAatacttagtggttgaggtgcttgcctatgaaacctaagggccctgattcaattccccagtacccacataagctagatgtacaaggtagcgcatgtatctggagtttgtttgcagtggctagtggccctggtgtgcccattctatctctcttctctccctctttctctctctcactcaagtaaataaaatactaaaaaacacaatcaactgggcatggtggtgcatgcctttaatcccagcactcaggaggcagatataggaggctatcctgagactccatagtgaattccaggtcagcctaggctagagtgagaccctacctcaaaaaaaaaaaaaaaaaaaaaaaacaacccacaatCAGTGGAATGTCTGGCATGAGAAATATGATAGTAAAGctgataaaatgaaaatgtatgaaTTAATTGCCATAGCTCTATACACTATGAAGGAATACTACCTCCAATAGAGTAAGGTGAAGGAAGAAACTATGCTCTCAAACAATGAAGTACATTCAGATATTTCACAATCAAAATGATGTCATTTTCAGAGCATAAAATATTATAACAGTCACTGAAAAATTGaggacatgggaggcagaggtaggaggattaacaaGAGTTCGAAGCTACCTTGacactacacagtggattccaggtcagcctgggctaggacgagaccctaccttggaaaaactaaaaagaaaagggaCAAACCAATCTCGAAACTGTATAATAACAAAAGCCTGAAACAGAGGAAATCACCTATAGCTTCTACTTCCAACACCTATAAACTAACTTTCACATGACCGCCATGAAACTGAGACAACAACATAGGACACGGGCATTAGCTCTCTCTCCCGCAACACAGAAAGCTTAGTGAAGGAGCAGATTTCATGGAGAAATGAAATAGTAGTGATGCCTGCATTCTTTGGGATGTGATTGTTGTGGAAACCGACTTGAGCTgcttttttaagagagaggaaaattAGGTGACCTTATCTCAGCAACCCCAGTAGCAGATGATTTATTGCCTTCATCTTGAGGTGAAGCACCAATGTTTTCCTCTCCATAGAAGTCTGGGATAAGTTCAGGATGAGCTGTCGTAAAGCTACTGGCCTTTCTGTAAGATGAAAACAATCTGTGATGATGAAGGGAATCTTTTGAAGCTCTATTTAGTTGGTGACTGTCTTGAATATTAGAGGCAAGTGTATTTGCTTGATTGGAAGAAGAAATATCTTTTGGGAGAGAATAGAAGGAGGACGTGCTTTGTTGATAAGAGGCTTTGTCAATAGTGTTCTGTTGACTTGGAAAAACAGCTTTGACATCAAAAGTTTCAAAGCCTTTACTGTTAGGTTCAGGATGAGAGAAGCTTATGTGCTTTGGTGTAACACTATGATTTGACTTTTCAGTAAAGGCCTTAGTTTCCTTTACACTAAACAGGTCCTGATTACTTGATGGGAAATCAAAGAAAGTGGCACTTCTGTAGTAGGAAACTACACTTAGTTTACGGGAAGAGCGTCTTCGGAGTCTAGTGGCATCTGAGGAAGACTTTAGATCACTGGTAGGTAATTCTTCTTGAGAATCAAAGTTAACTCTGCTTTGCTGTCTCCAGGACAAAGTACTGTTGCTTCGAAATTTTGACAGTAATGACTGTCTCCTCCCAGAGAGACATGAGTGAAAAGATGTATTTGACTTATATATTGAAGAAGGACGTAACGTTATAGTAGCACGATCTTGTTTGGGGTGCAAAATGAATGTGCCTTTATGATGCGTGTGGTCTTCAGTAACATGATGTTCAGTATTATTTGATTGGAAGTTCTGATcttctttgcagcagctatagtgaaaaacaaacaaacaagaataaaatACCCATCAAGATTCCTTAGGAATAATATTTCTTACTAATAGAGAAACAAGAGGAAATAAAACTAGGgatgggtgtagtggctcatgcctttaatctctgcacttgagaggctgagattgGAGGACTGTCataagtttcaggccaacctgggttacagagtcagcctgggctagagtgagaccctacctcaaactccccccccccaaaaaaaaacagaaaggaggaagggagagagggaaggaaggagatggggagggagagggggaaggaagaaggaaggggaagaagaagagaggaagaggaaagggaaaggaaaggaagaaaaagtggcTCAAGTTAGTgaccacacatatgcatgcagaaGAATGTGCGGGGTAGATTATGTACCCCTACAAATGCCTGTCCACTCTGTTAAAGCTTGGGGAAGAAAACCAAACTTGAGGAAGCAGGCAGAAAGATCAAGGCAGACATGTAATAAAGGGACATCAATATTAATGAATctctagaaagaaaaatagaatatctgctttttaaaaacaataaatcacACTATCTTTTTGAGACCACTGTTCTATTTAAAGGCATTAACTGAGATAAATTTATATTCAGTTGGCgaattgcattttaaaatattaaccaTGGGTAAGCAAAATCTCTTGGGGGTGGGGAAGTACTTTGATATCCAGTTACTTTGTTTCACATGTTTTCTTCTAAAGCATACCTTAAGCATTTTCCCATACTGAATTTAATCCGAAGcaagtctttccttccctcctaggCCATCATTCATAAGCCTTGAAATGCCCTGTGTAGGTGGAACAGGTCAGGAGACTGAGTACTTAAGCTGCATGTGGAATTACCATGGCAAAAACACAGAATGTATGACAGTAGATTCTAGAACCAAATGACATCAGTTTAGAATCAGACTGTTCCGTCGCTTACCTTTCTGAAGAGTTATTAATTCCTGAGGCTGGAGAATGAGTGTTCTCATTTCGTTATATTCATGGAGTTAGCCAACAAATCAAGGATGGTGGGATACAGTTGGGTGCTGGCAGTTACATATATGATATCTGCTCAGTTCTTTTCTTAGGACTCTCTCTCACCAGCAACCTTAGGCAGCTCTGGCCTACTAATTCTTTCACTTAAGTGTTCTTTACCTGAGGTTTTTACATCTAATAAAATGGTAAAGTGACACTTCAGAGTATATGGACTGAAGGTACACTGAGATGAggagaaaaaagttttaaaaacagcaaGTGCCATGGTCCTAACCCCTCGAATACCACCTACAATGATAGTCAAGCATGCGACCTGACTGTCTGGGCCACGACTCCAGATGCTTTCTGCTTACTGTGTCCTATAGATATCTAAGCCTCCACTTCTACTATAACCACTCTATTCCTACCAAGACCAATGCTCCAATATTATAGCTCATGATGCCCAGTGAGCATGCTTGTCGATAATCATAAGGGCTACACTTTAACTACAATTTCATGGTTATAGCTCAGCTGAACATTAGAAAATCTTCCAGTTTCTCAAATTTTGGGGTACATCAGTGTCACTGGGTCCTGAGAATGAGCATTTCCAGCAATCTCAGCAGCCAGGTGGGATGCTGATGGTGCACAGACCACACTTTGAGTAGTTCTGTTTTAGAGCATGTGGGGTATTAATAACACCAACAGTCAAGGTAGAAATGCTTTCTGAGCCATTTAAACCAGATTGTCCTAAGAACAGCGAGTAACCCCAGGACTGGCATGCCCTCCCCTGGTACCTAGAGAAGTAACCTCAGGGAATCTATATTAGACCTTAGGAGAAGTTCACGGGGGGCGGGCCTATGGAGGCTGTAGCTACGCCTCTGGTTCTAGCTCACACTTGCTCGCTCTCTGCTTCTTGGTCTGCTAGTATGTCAAGAGTCTCTGCCACATGCTGCCACTACCACAGATGCCATCATGACTTCCTCACCATGAGGAACTGAAACCTTCAACTAGCCTTTGAAaagcttataaaaaaaaatgacccttAGTTCCCAAATCTAAGAAACAAAGGTCGGTCTTATTTTACTTGACCAAGAGCATTGTAAGTGAAAGGTCACTGTTAAATGCATCTTTCAAGTTCTGTGGTTAGCTCAGACACAGGCACAGAACTTCCCacaggttccacagcctcccaataTAGCACCACCATTTGGGGAGCAAGCTTTCAAACCACACACCAAGTGGAATCTTCCACTTGGGAGCCCAATCCATCTGCCAACTGtttctttaaacaaaattttcttcTTGTGTTTTGAATCACACGTCCTATCTATATTTTCTATAGCTTCTTTCATTACTCCAGTGGCAGAGACAGATACTGTGTGGTCAATACCTAAAATTCCTACAGGAAAAAGTTGCCTTTATCTTTGGGCTACACTGgtcatttcctttctgtttttctttttagcttaTGGTGTGGGGCTCTAACCTAGGGCTAAGTACTTTACCAGTGAGCTTCATCTCCAGGTCCATTTCTTTCTTAATTGGTAAAATGAAACAACTTTTACAGAATTTATTCTTGATTAGACAGGGTGCAAAACACTTTTCCATATAATCTCACTTAAGACTTAGAGCAACACAAGCCATGTTTGGAGAATTGATGCTATGTAGTTAGTTAAAAGCTAAGCCAGGGTTCATACCTGCATCTGAATGATTTCAACCCTGATGGCCTCCATCACTACTCTTGGAACCTTGTCTTCCTTGCTTTCTGTCTTCTGGGTCTTTTCCCATTCACTTCACCAGCAATGCCTTCTTTTGCAGGCATGCCCACTCTAGGCATTCCTGCAGTATTTGTTCCAGAGGGCTGCGCAAAccatcctcttctctctttcctcactgCCCATTCTGCTTGGGCAACCACATCCATTTCCACAGCATCTGGACTTGGCACACAGGCTGGTAGGATGTCCAGCTTCCAAACAGCTTTCCCTGAAGAGAATCTTCTCTCAGGCTCTGGCAGCCTCCTTTCACAGAAAGCACCCTGGTGAGAGCAGCCACAGGCAGTGGCTTCAAGCTCTTTGAAGGTTCTTCCTTGCTGGAGGTTCCAGAACCTAGCTTTAGGATGCTCAGGGACGTGACACTTGCTTTGTCCTTGGCCTTTGAGTTTCTGGTTAAGTGACTGAGATCATACCTCTTCACATCCCGTAACCCTTTAAAGAACAGTTATTCAATTTATGAGACTGTGTTTTAGTCCAGGCTATGCATCTAGAGCTCAGACAGAGCCTGGCACAGGGTAGACACACTCAGTGAACAAGGAGGACGtagcctccctccccatccccgtCTCACTTTTTATAGAAGCTTGTACAAGAAAAAGCCTATTGGCAAACATACTGGAAGAGGTTGCTCAATATTACTAATgtttagggaaatgcaaattggaaAATTATTAGTTAACATTTTATCTCTGTCAGCTggctataattaaaaataatgccaTCACAAGAATGTATATATGGAGATAACAATTCTTATGCACTGGTTATATGATTATGGACTAGATACACTTTGAAGAGTGATTTAGGAACACACATAACAATCTACTTGGTCTACAAGTCAGCAACTCAAGTATATGCTTTTAAGAAATTCTTCAACATGCACCTAAGGAATTATGAAGAAGGGTATTCAAAAGCACtgcttataaaaattaaaaaaatggtaatATAAACATTCAGCAATAGGGAAACAAGGTATAACTCTTCAGTGAGATGATGCATAACAtttgaaaggaaggaaataattttacatgcattaacatgaaaaaaaattcaaaaataaacatctaaaataaaaatcaacaacatactatgtattatataatttcatttgtggaaattttataaacaaaattctGTTTATTCCTTGTTTACATAACAAGAACATGTAAGAGTGAAACTGAGTGTTAGGATTTCAGGAAAGTCCTTAagcccaaaccctaggtttgcaTTTGCATTCAAAGAATTGTACAAACCAAACTAAGAAGaataattactaaattattatacttattgagggaagtacaaaaccaagagaaggaaaatgaatatattcACTGGTCTGATAGCCCACATGGTAGGCCTGGAAAACCTGtaaaaagagtcagagaggaaaggaaagaaagtacaCAGAGCTCCTACCACGTGGAGCAGGGCTGATGTGAGATGAGGAGAAAAGCCATAACCCAGAGGTTCAGGAGTGGTCAGGCCACCCAGGGAGCCTGCCCTCCTcttgtaaatgtatttataaccttactgtaGCGGCCtaaccttctggctcaggtaaaCCAGAGTGAGAGTtgactggtctgggctaggggctggctcaggaagagggcaGACAtgccaccaagttctgggggctgaatttgaccaactacaatgttaggattagatttaaattctaggaaaggggactgctcccccaggaggggctcaggttttTTGTGGAAAAATAGATTTAGGGAAGAGATTAAAAactcagatcatactttgatctctagcaaagcagAGACTGCAAAGAGTCCCAAATACATTCCTGCCTTTACCTGCAGTGGCCCAGTCATCCTAACTGCCTAAAAAAGCTACCTAACTCCTTCTCAGGAGAAAAATTAGTATTTCTTAAAGACTGCATGCTGACTTTAAAGTAAAAGCTACCTCTGAGAGAAAGGAGTGGGAAGAGGATTTTAGTTACATATAaaaagtttcattaaaaaaatctgataaaaaacttttttattacaaatttaaatGGCTACAAATTACAGTATACAAAACTGCCATACACTGATTATCTAAATCTATGTAACTCAATGCCTTGAATCAAATTTCAACACCAAAACTAATTTGACAGCCGTAAGTAACAGTTAAGggtaaaaattcaaaacaacaaGAGCAAGGTCTATAGTTTGGCTCATGAAGATCAAAGTTAAAAGACTTTCAAACCAGCCCTCAAAGGCGTGCTTTTGTCTGTAGACTCACTTTATGAGTTAATCCTTCGCAAAGTACTAGGCACTGTGCCTTGTGTTATGTTGGTATTCTCCTAGGATaagttcttttcctttccaaacaGTCATTACCATTTCTGTTGATGCTATCTGAAGTAATCCAGTGAA is from Jaculus jaculus isolate mJacJac1 chromosome 18, mJacJac1.mat.Y.cur, whole genome shotgun sequence and encodes:
- the Rmdn2 gene encoding regulator of microtubule dynamics protein 2 isoform X3 — its product is MGKCLSCCKEDQNFQSNNTEHHVTEDHTHHKGTFILHPKQDRATITLRPSSIYKSNTSFHSCLSGRRQSLLSKFRSNSTLSWRQQSRVNFDSQEELPTSDLKSSSDATRLRRRSSRKLSVVSYYRSATFFDFPSSNQDLFSVKETKAFTEKSNHSVTPKHISFSHPEPNSKGFETFDVKAVFPSQQNTIDKASYQQSTSSFYSLPKDISSSNQANTLASNIQDSHQLNRASKDSLHHHRLFSSYRKASSFTTAHPELIPDFYGEENIGASPQDEGNKSSATGVAEIRYITANTDTEEQSFPVSQALNTHIEELKLDVLLQKVDQLRLSHQSGKMRSFELLCDHKEKFKDEIEFMWRLVRAYGDMCEESTDTQEKKHYANIGKTLGERAVSRAPQNGYCHLWYAVLCGQVSEFEGLQNKINYGHCFKDHLDIAIQLLPEEPFLYYLKGRYCYTVSKLSWIEKKMAATLFGKIPSATVHEALYHFLKAEELKPGYSISNYMYLAKCHIDLEKTQDAWKFCNSALLLPVITKEDKDAQKEVKKIITSLKRRPDFGYSKGECS